A part of Pristiophorus japonicus isolate sPriJap1 chromosome 15, sPriJap1.hap1, whole genome shotgun sequence genomic DNA contains:
- the mrps35 gene encoding small ribosomal subunit protein mS35 isoform X2, translating into MMAAAVTATRCRLGSLAARSRLNLCLRGAALYSTVFSITSAPPAEAVIRGNNAFPKEKQRREPVPPRTEKMEVDQTWCNVYTTAAAFKPSAVPLPVRMGYPVKRGVPPDKTGNLELIKISNFLHLTPPAIKRHCTALKDFCTEWPAALEGDEKCEHHFPIEIKTTDYVATGPSLRNPKARVVTLKIRLSNLNLDDHAKKKLIRLVGNRYNKDTDILTITTDRCPLRRQNYDYAMYLLTVLYHESWDQQASSAGVSNQLGLRTKCSSNNTAL; encoded by the exons ATGATGGCGGCGGCTGTCACGGCAACGCGATGTCGTTTGGGATCATTAGCGGCTCGGAGCCGGCTGAATCTCTGCCTCAGAGGCGCTGCCTTATATTCTACAGTATTTTCGATAACCTCTGCCCCACCGGCCGAAG CTGTAATAAGAGGCAATAATGCATTTCCAAAAGAAAAACAAAGAAGAGAG CCTGTACCTCCAAGGACTGAAAAGATGGAAGTGGACCAGACTTGGTGCAACGTGTACACAACTGCTGCAGCATTTAAACCTTCTGCCGTGCCTCTTCCTGTTCGCATGGGCTATCCAGTAAAGAGAGGAGTCCCACCAGACAAGACAGGAAACTTGGAGCTTATAAAA ATTTCAAATTTCTTGCATCTCACTCCACCTGCGATAAAAAGACACTGCACAGCTTTAAAAG ATTTCTGCACTGAGTGGCCGGCAGCACTCGAGGGGGATGAAAAGTGTGAGCATCACTTTCCAATTGAAATTAAGACAACTGATTATGTTGCAACAGGACCTTCTCTCCGTAATCCCAAGGCTAGAGTGGTCACCTTGAAA ATTAGACTTTCGAATCTGAATTTGGATGACCATGCCAAGAAGAAACTCATTAGACTTGTCGGAAATCGATACAACAAAGATACAGATATACTTACCATTACGACAGACAG ATGCCCACTGCGGCGGCAGAATTATGAttatgccatgtatttgctcactgtTTTGTACCATGAATCATGG
- the mrps35 gene encoding small ribosomal subunit protein mS35 isoform X3, giving the protein MMAAAVTATRCRLGSLAARSRLNLCLRGAALYSTVFSITSAPPAEAVIRGNNAFPKEKQRREPVPPRTEKMEVDQTWCNVYTTAAAFKPSAVPLPVRMGYPVKRGVPPDKTGNLELIKISNFLHLTPPAIKRHCTALKDFCTEWPAALEGDEKCEHHFPIEIKTTDYVATGPSLRNPKARVVTLKIRLSNLNLDDHAKKKLIRLVGNRYNKDTDILTITTDRCPLRRQNYDYAMYLLTVLYHESWGDRDTRRAKPNPW; this is encoded by the exons ATGATGGCGGCGGCTGTCACGGCAACGCGATGTCGTTTGGGATCATTAGCGGCTCGGAGCCGGCTGAATCTCTGCCTCAGAGGCGCTGCCTTATATTCTACAGTATTTTCGATAACCTCTGCCCCACCGGCCGAAG CTGTAATAAGAGGCAATAATGCATTTCCAAAAGAAAAACAAAGAAGAGAG CCTGTACCTCCAAGGACTGAAAAGATGGAAGTGGACCAGACTTGGTGCAACGTGTACACAACTGCTGCAGCATTTAAACCTTCTGCCGTGCCTCTTCCTGTTCGCATGGGCTATCCAGTAAAGAGAGGAGTCCCACCAGACAAGACAGGAAACTTGGAGCTTATAAAA ATTTCAAATTTCTTGCATCTCACTCCACCTGCGATAAAAAGACACTGCACAGCTTTAAAAG ATTTCTGCACTGAGTGGCCGGCAGCACTCGAGGGGGATGAAAAGTGTGAGCATCACTTTCCAATTGAAATTAAGACAACTGATTATGTTGCAACAGGACCTTCTCTCCGTAATCCCAAGGCTAGAGTGGTCACCTTGAAA ATTAGACTTTCGAATCTGAATTTGGATGACCATGCCAAGAAGAAACTCATTAGACTTGTCGGAAATCGATACAACAAAGATACAGATATACTTACCATTACGACAGACAG ATGCCCACTGCGGCGGCAGAATTATGAttatgccatgtatttgctcactgtTTTGTACCATGAATCATGG